The DNA sequence CCTGGAGGCCACGCTGCCGCTGCGGCCCTGGGGCTTCCCGTACTCGCTGTTCCTGCTCTGCGCGTCGGGCCGCCTCTTCGGCACCCGGGTCGCGCTGGTCGGCGTGGGCGCGGGACCGATCGGCAACCGGCCGACCCGGGCCCTGGTCCGCTGGTCGGCGCGGTTGGCCGCGTACCGGTCGTACCGTGACACCCAGTCCCGTGACGCGATGCGGGAGATGGGCGTGGACACCGCGCGCGACGAGGTCCACCCGGACCTCGCCTTCGCCCTGACGGCGCCGCCGAGCGCTCCCCCGGGCCCGCCGGGTCCGGTCTGCGTCGGCGTCATGGCCTTCCACGGCGGCAACGACGACCGCGCCAGGGCCGAGGAGATCCACCGGCGCTACCTCGACGGGACGACCCGGTTCGTCCGCGCGCTTGTCCAGGACGGCAGGCCGGTCCGGCTGCTCACCGGCGACGCGTGCGACGTGGCGGTGGTCGACGCGATCCTCGACGCGGTGGACTCGCCGCTGGTCACCGCCGCCGGGGCGGCCTCCCTCGCCGACCTGATGAAGGAGACGGCCGCGGCGGACGCTGTGGTGGCGACCCGGTACCACAACCTGGTCTGCGCCCTGAAGGTCGGCACGCCGACGCTCGCCCTCAGCTATGCGGCGAAGAGCGACGCGCTCATGGCACGCATGGGCCTCGGCGCGTACTGCCACCCGGCTCGTGAGGTCGACGCCGACCGGCTCGTCGAGCAGTTCCGCGCGCTGGAGAAGCGCTCGGCGGAGCTGCGGCAGACCCTCGCCGAGCGGAACCGGCTCGCCGCCCGGCAACTCCAGGACCAGTTCGCCGCCCTGACGGCCGCCCTGTTCCCGACGAACGACCACCCGCACGCCCGCACCCGGCAGGAGACTCCATGAAGGCGACCCAAGTCCCGGCGATCGCCGGGGCGTACCTGTTCGAGCCGACGCCGTACGCCGACGAGCGCGGCTTCTTCTGTCGCACCTTCGACGCCGACGTGGTCCGCTCGGTGGGCCTCGACCCGGGCGCCTTCATCCAGGACAGCGTGTCCCGCTCGGTCCGGGGCGTGCTGCGCGGCCTGCACCTGCGCTCCGGCGCGGGCGAGGCCAAGCTGGTGCGGTGCTCGTACGGGAAGATCTTCGACGTCGTCGTGGACCTGCGGCCCGACTCGCCGACCTACCGCAACGTGGCCTCCTTCGAGCTGTCCGGCGAGACGCAGGCCACCCTGTACGTCCCGGCGGGGTGCGCGCACGGCTTCCAGGCGCTGACCGAGACCGCCGACACCTCGTACCGGATCGACCGCCCGCACGATCCGGCCGAGGACGTGACGATCGCCTTCGACGACCCGGAGCTCGCCGTTCCCTGGCCGCTGCCGCCCACATCGATGTCCCGGCGGGACCGGGAGGCGCCGAGCCTCGCCGAGGTCCTGAAGCAGAAGGAGAGCTGAAGTCAGCGTGGACAGCGAAGAGTTCTCCCTGCCCCGGTCGCGGACGGCGAACGAGCGGCTGCACGCCCTGATCCCCGGGGGCGCGCACACCTACGCCAAGGGGGACGACCAGTACCCCGAAGGTCTCGCCCCGGTCATCAGCCACGGCAGCGGTGCCCACGTGTGGGACGTCGACGGCAACCGCTACATCGAGTACGGGTCGGGGCTGCGGTCGGTCAGCCTCGGCCACGCCCACCCCCGCGTGCTCGAAGCGGTGCGGCGGGAGCTCGGCCGCGGCAGCAACTTCGTCCGCCCCTCCATCGTGGAGGTGGAGGCCGCGGAGCGCTTCCTGGCCACCGTGCCGACCGCGGAGATGGTGAAGTTCGCGAAGAACGGCTCCGACGCCACCACCGCGGCGGTGCGTCTGGCCCGGGCCGTCACCGGCCGCCCGCGGGTGGCCCTCTGCGGCGACCACCCGTTCTTCTCCGTCGACGACTGGTTCATCGGCACCACGCCGATGTCCACCGGCGTTCCCGCGGCGACCACCGACCTCACCGTGACGTTCCCTTACGGTGACCTGGCCGCCACGGAGGAGCTGCTCACCCGGTACCAGGACGAGATCGCCTGTCTGATCCTCGAACCCGCCACCCACACCGAACCGGCGCCCGGCTACCTCGCGGGCCTGCGCGAGCTGGCCGACCGGCACGGCTGCGTCCTGGTCTTCGACGAGATGATCACCGGCTTCCGCTGGTCCGAGGCGGGCGCCCAGGGCCTGTACGGCGTCGTCCCCGACCTCTCCACGTTCGGCAAGGCACTGGGCAACGGCTTCGCCGTCTCCGCCCTCGCCGGGCGCCGCGACCTCATGGAGCGGGGCGGCCTTCGCCACTCCCACGACCGGGTGTTCCTGCTGTCCACCACGCACGGTGCGGAAACGCACTCCCTGGCGGCCGCGATGGCCGTGCAGGCCACCTATGTCGAGGAGGGCATCACCGCGCGCCTTCACGCCCTCGGGGAGCGGCTGGCCGCCGGTGTCCGCGAGGCCGCGGCCAGCATGGGCGTCGGCGACCACATCGTCGTCCGGGGCCGGGCCAGCAACCTGGTCTTCGCCACCCTCGACGAGCACCGGCAGCCGTCGCAGCCGTACCGCACCCTGTTCCTGCGCCAACTCCTGGCGGGCGGGGTGCTCGCCCCGTCGTTCGTGGTGAGCAGCGCGCTCGACGACGCCGACATCGACCGCACCGTCGACGTGGTGGCCCAGGCCTGTGCGGTGTACCGGAAGGCGCTGGACGCCGCCGATCCCGCACCCTGGCTGGCCGGGCGGCCGGTGAAGCCCGTGTTCCGCCGCTTGGCGTGAGGTGAGGTGGCTCGGCGTGGTGTCAGCGGTGCTCCCGCTGACCCGCGTCGGCCATCCGGTCGGCGATCCGGTCGACCAGCCACGCGGTCGCCGGGACCACCACGAGGGCGGTGCACCAGCCGCCGAGGACGTCGGTCGGGTAGTGGGCGCTGAGGGCGACCTGCGCCCACCCCATGGCGGCCCCGGCCGCCAGCGCCGAGCCGAGCACGAGCACCGTGCCGGCCGTTCTGTCGAGGCCGAGCAGGCCGGTGACGAGCAGCGCCACCGCGAAGGCGAGCGCGGTGGCGAAGGCGGTGTGCCCGCTCGGGTAGGACAAGTTGTCCGCGCCATGGATGGTGCGCCCCACCAGGGACTTGACCAGCGTCGTCGTCACCACGGCCGCACCGGCGCCGACCACGACGAGCACCGCCGCGCGAGGCCTCCTCAGGAACAGGCAGCCCGTCACGGCGGCCGCGACCAGCAGTGCCGCTCCTGCGGGCTCCCCCCAGAAGTCCGTGGCGAGGGCGACGTTCCGCCACGGCGGCCGTACGCTGTCCGCCGTCGGCGAGACGATCCAGGCGTCCACCTTGCCGGGCTTGCTGTGGCCGGAGTACATGACCCCGATCACGACGACCACCAGCGCGGCGAGTACCGCGACAAGACCGAGCCACGCGCGCAGCGCTACGGGCAGCACCTCGTGCCGCGCCTCCCCCTCCGGGCGGGGCCGTTGACGCACCGATCAGTCCCCCGTCGTGTCTGACGTGGCCCGCCGTCCGGGCCATCGGTCGTACGGCCTCGAAACCCGGCAGCCTGCCCCTCACCCCGGCCAAGGGGCGTCACCTTCAGCCCCTGCTCGCCACCCTAACCAACAACCTGCATGCGGCGCACGGCCGTTGGACGGCCTGCAGACGCGGCGGCGAGGCGGGTTGGGTCCTGGCCATTCCTCGGTCCTGCATGGCGGCGGAGGGCCGGGCATGGGTCCATACCGCGCCGCTCACCATGACGGCCCGGGCACAGAACTGGTCGGTGCGGCCGCCGAGTTCGGGGAGGTGTCCGCGGGCAAGGGCGGCCAGAGCGGCGACGTTGTCGAGCGCCGCTCGTTTGTAGCGGGCGGCCACGTCCGCGGAGACGTTGTGCTCCAGGACGCCCGCCTGGGTGCTGAGCAGGTCGCACAGCATCCGGTGCTGCGCGAGGGAGTGCGCCAGGACGGCGGCGAACTCCTGACCGCGCTGGATCGGCGGGGCGCCGGGGGTGACCGAGACGGCGGCGACGGGAGTGCCGTTCCGGTCGAGGAGGGGTGCGGCAACGCCATGGCTCCGCCGGTATACCCGGCAGGCGCCCCGGAACGACCGAAGTCTCGCTCAGTTGAGAGTCCTGAGGCGTTGCACCGCCTCAGGAGCGGTGAAGGCGGTAATCCCCTCGGCGAGCTGCTGCTCCATCGCCGCGGCTGAGCGCTCGAAGTAGTCGGCGCGCACTCCCGCGTCCCGCGACGCCTGTGCCATATTGCGCACACCGGCCAGCAGCACATCGAGGCCCTGGGCAAGCACCGGCTCCGCATCCGAGTCCACGTCGGCAGCGAACGCGGGCATCACTTGGGTCATGTTCGTCAGCCAGGGCACAAGGAGCTCCGTGAAACCAGCCGCGTTGCCTTCCGTGTGCGAGGTGGCCATGGCGACCGCGTGGAAGAAGCCATCGAACATCACATTCATCGCGCTGAGAAGCGCCAGGTCATACAGTGCGGCGATGCCCGCGTCGGCGCCGACGTACTTGGCTGCCCCCAACGCCTGCAACGTCTCCTTGTGCGCGTCGAAGTGCGCCTTCTGACCGCTGTAGAGGACGAACGCCTGCGACGTTGCGACCGTCGACGGAATCGCCATGATCCCGCCGTCCAGGTAGGCCGCACCATGTCCCACTGCCCAGGACTCCGCCTCTCGCGCCTGCGCGGGCGTGCCATTGGTGAGGTTGACCAGAGTCCGGCCGCGCAGAGCGTCGGCGGCGGGCCGAAGGATCGCGTCTGTGACGTCGTAGTCCAGCAGACAGACGACTGTCAGCGGGCTGGCAAGCACCGCGTCCTCGACCGTCGCGGCTCGCGATGCACCGCGAGCCACCAGGTCATCGGCCTTGCCGGCGCTGCGGTTCCATACGGTCGTGGGGTGCCCCGAGGTGATCAGAGCGTCCGCCAGTGCCCGTCCCATCTCACCGAGGCCGATGACCGTGACTGCCGTGTTACCCACAAGCGCTCCCGTTGGTGTGCTCGCATGATCAGATGCCGCCTTCCCCTCACCTTCGGCGCGACCCTGACATCTCACAAGTACGCACAAAAAAGTGCGTAGTTACCTAAGGGTGCGTAAGGGGAGGGGCGCAGGGTGCCCCCTGAAGGCTCCTGGCATGGCGGGGAGATCCATGACCTCGCCGAGGCCACCGGCCTGCCGTACGACACGATCCGCCCGAAGATCCGCACCATCCAAGAGCGGGGCTGGGGTCTGTTGTGAAAGTGCTTGTCGCACCCACTCGTTGGGGACTGCGACCAGCACTTTCACATCTGCCCCAAGCCCCGCGACCGGCCTCGCCCTTCGCGAAGTCTTTGGGAGATGAGCCTCCGTGAATCCCGGCTTCAGGCTGAGCGGCTCGGCCTGCGGCCGATTGGTTTCGTCCTCGCTCTGGTTCTTCATCGTGGCGCTGCGCAAACGCGCTCTAACACCTTCCCGGGCTGCCACGTCTCCTTGAATGTGAAGCACTCGGTCACTCACCCAGGAGTCGCGCACTGTCCCCGCCTCCAGTGCCGCACCCGTTCGCCGACCGGCCCGCCCCCCGCGACCCAGGCCGTCGCCATCCGCAGCTGGCCCGCGGGGGGGGGAAGGCAACGGCACCAACAACCTGCTCACGGGCGACGCGAAGCTGCTGGCGATCGGCAACCCGACGATGGACGACCGGCGCTCGTGGTCCGAGCTGCCGTACGGGTAGGGGGGACGACCCGGAAGAGCCGAGCACATTCCGATCACGACCTTCGACTCCCCCGCCATCACCGGCCCGCCTTTGCCTCGAGGCCAGCGGAACAGCCTCCGCGAACCATCATCCAGCGCTATCAGCCAGGCGAAACGCTCATTCAGCACAAGTGCCGGACGTATACGTCGGCGACTTGTTCCGGGTGGTCGGGAACCAGGTTCGTGGAGGACGAGGTGAAGGCCACCAGGCAGCCGCCCCATGCCGGGGATGGGCCACTCGCCCCGTGCGAGGGGAAGCCGCCGTCCAGGGCGACGGTGACGCGGCGGGTGGCCTCGGGGCCCTCACGCCGTACGTCGCGCAGGTACAACGCCGCCTTGCAGTCTTGCTCGCCGGTGGCGCAGGCGGAGGTGGGGTAGGCCACGTACCGTCCCTCGGGGCTGATCTGCGGCAACCGGGCGGGCTTTTTGAGCGGTCCGTCGTCGGGGGCCGTGCTCGCAAGCACAGTGCGTCCGGTGCGCAGGTCGTGCACGAAGATCTCCCACAGCGCGCGAGGATGTCTGGCGGGCAGGCCGTCGCGGTTGGTGACGT is a window from the Streptomyces spectabilis genome containing:
- the rfbC gene encoding dTDP-4-dehydrorhamnose 3,5-epimerase — protein: MKATQVPAIAGAYLFEPTPYADERGFFCRTFDADVVRSVGLDPGAFIQDSVSRSVRGVLRGLHLRSGAGEAKLVRCSYGKIFDVVVDLRPDSPTYRNVASFELSGETQATLYVPAGCAHGFQALTETADTSYRIDRPHDPAEDVTIAFDDPELAVPWPLPPTSMSRRDREAPSLAEVLKQKES
- a CDS encoding phosphatase PAP2 family protein gives rise to the protein MRQRPRPEGEARHEVLPVALRAWLGLVAVLAALVVVVIGVMYSGHSKPGKVDAWIVSPTADSVRPPWRNVALATDFWGEPAGAALLVAAAVTGCLFLRRPRAAVLVVVGAGAAVVTTTLVKSLVGRTIHGADNLSYPSGHTAFATALAFAVALLVTGLLGLDRTAGTVLVLGSALAAGAAMGWAQVALSAHYPTDVLGGWCTALVVVPATAWLVDRIADRMADAGQREHR
- a CDS encoding NAD(P)-dependent oxidoreductase, coding for MGNTAVTVIGLGEMGRALADALITSGHPTTVWNRSAGKADDLVARGASRAATVEDAVLASPLTVVCLLDYDVTDAILRPAADALRGRTLVNLTNGTPAQAREAESWAVGHGAAYLDGGIMAIPSTVATSQAFVLYSGQKAHFDAHKETLQALGAAKYVGADAGIAALYDLALLSAMNVMFDGFFHAVAMATSHTEGNAAGFTELLVPWLTNMTQVMPAFAADVDSDAEPVLAQGLDVLLAGVRNMAQASRDAGVRADYFERSAAAMEQQLAEGITAFTAPEAVQRLRTLN
- a CDS encoding polysaccharide pyruvyl transferase family protein, whose translation is MRSPARVGVFGLLGSGNLGNDGSLEAVLGYLRTEHPGAVVDALCGGPEVVAARYRIPATRLHWNRGEYRTASRAGAVAAKGLGKVVDVFRTAAWVRRHDVVIVPGMGVLEATLPLRPWGFPYSLFLLCASGRLFGTRVALVGVGAGPIGNRPTRALVRWSARLAAYRSYRDTQSRDAMREMGVDTARDEVHPDLAFALTAPPSAPPGPPGPVCVGVMAFHGGNDDRARAEEIHRRYLDGTTRFVRALVQDGRPVRLLTGDACDVAVVDAILDAVDSPLVTAAGAASLADLMKETAAADAVVATRYHNLVCALKVGTPTLALSYAAKSDALMARMGLGAYCHPAREVDADRLVEQFRALEKRSAELRQTLAERNRLAARQLQDQFAALTAALFPTNDHPHARTRQETP
- a CDS encoding glutamate-1-semialdehyde 2,1-aminomutase yields the protein MDSEEFSLPRSRTANERLHALIPGGAHTYAKGDDQYPEGLAPVISHGSGAHVWDVDGNRYIEYGSGLRSVSLGHAHPRVLEAVRRELGRGSNFVRPSIVEVEAAERFLATVPTAEMVKFAKNGSDATTAAVRLARAVTGRPRVALCGDHPFFSVDDWFIGTTPMSTGVPAATTDLTVTFPYGDLAATEELLTRYQDEIACLILEPATHTEPAPGYLAGLRELADRHGCVLVFDEMITGFRWSEAGAQGLYGVVPDLSTFGKALGNGFAVSALAGRRDLMERGGLRHSHDRVFLLSTTHGAETHSLAAAMAVQATYVEEGITARLHALGERLAAGVREAAASMGVGDHIVVRGRASNLVFATLDEHRQPSQPYRTLFLRQLLAGGVLAPSFVVSSALDDADIDRTVDVVAQACAVYRKALDAADPAPWLAGRPVKPVFRRLA